Within the Thiohalobacter sp. IOR34 genome, the region TCAGCACCACGTTGAGACGCCCCTCAGCGGACATGGTGCAGTTCCTGTCCCAGCATCTCCGGCGTGACCAGCACCACGCCCTGGGGCGTCAGGTGGAAACGCCTGGCGTCCTCTTCGGCATTCTCGCCGATGACCGTGCCGGGAGGGATATGGCAGCCCTTGTCGACCACGGCGCGCCGCAGCCGCGCCCCTTCGCCGATCTGCACGTTGGGCAGCACCACGCTGTCCCGCACCTGGGCATAGGAGTGCACCTTGACGTTGGAGAACAGCAGCGAATGGTGCACCGCGGCGCCGGAGATGATGCAGCCGCCGGAGACCATGGAGTCCACCGCCATGCCGCGCCGGTCGTCGTCGTCGAACACGAACTTGGCCGGCGGCAGCTGTTCCTGGTAGGTCCAGATCGGCCACTTCTCGTCATACAGGTTCAGCTCCGGGGTCACACCGATCAGCTCCAGATTGGCGGCCCAGAAAGCATCCACGGTACCCACGTCGCGCCAGTAGGCCTGCTGCCCGGTGCTGGGATCGCGGAACGGATAGGCCAGCACCTGATGCTTGCGGATCACCCGCGGAATGATGTCCTTGCCGAAATCATGGCTGGAGATGTCGTCATCGGCATCACGGATCAACTGTTCGAAGAGGAACTTGGTGTTGAACACGTAGATCCCCATCGATGCCAGTGCAACATCCGGCCGTCCGGGTATAGCCTCCGGCTCATCCGGCTTCTCGGTGAAACGCATCACCCGTTTGTCCGCATCCACCGACATCACACCATAGGCCCTGGCCTGTTCCAGGCCGACCTCGATGCAACCGACGGTCATGTCGGCATTGTGCTGCACGTGCTCGGCGATCATCGGCCCGTAGTCCATCTTGTAGATATGGTCACCGGCCAGGATCAGCACGAAGTCCGGATTGTGCAGACGGATGATGTCCAGGTTCTGGTAGACGGCATCGGCCGTGCCCTGGTACCAGGATGTCTCGATGCGCTGCTGCGCCGGCAGCAGTTCGACGAACTCGCCGAACTCGCCACGCAGGAAGTTCCAGCCGCGATGGATGTGCTGGATCAGCGAATGGGCCTTGTACTGGGTGATGACGCCGATGCTGCGGATGCCGGAATTGAGGCAGTTGGAAAGAGGAAAGTCGATGATCCGGAACTTGCCGCCGAAGGGCACCGCCGGCTTGGCGCGCCACAGGGTCAGCTGCTTGAGCCGGGAGCCGCGCCCGCCGGCGAGGATCAGGGCCAGGGTGCTGCGGGTCAAGCGGCTGACGAAACGTTGGGTTTGTCCGCTGTTCATGGTTCCTCCTGGAAGATCCGCCCTATCGGGTCTGGCTGCCGCCGCACCCTGCCCTGCAGCGAACCACCCCCTTCGTGGCACTATGGTAACATTGAGCCATGGGGTTTTCGTGACCCCGATCAAGCTGCCGCCTCTTGCCTCGGCCGGCCTCGACCCAGCGACCCAGACCGCCATGAGTTCAACGCTAGCACATTCCGATGACATCCTGCCCGTCGAACTCGAGCGCATCGCCGAGGCCCGTCACCATGACCCCTTCGCCATACTCGGCCGGCATCCCTGGGAGGACGGCGAGCAGGTGCTGGTCTACCTGCCGGGCGCGGACCGGGTGCGGCTGCTCGACATCGATGCCCCGCTGAGCCGTCTGGGAGATTCCGATTTCTTCCGCTGGCAGGGGCCGGCGGGGCGCCTGCCGGAACGCTATCGGCTGGAATGGCAGGACGCCCAGGGCAGCCATCAGGGCTACGACCCCTACTGCTTCCCGCCCCAGCTGGCGGACTTCGACCTGCACCTGTTCGGCGAGGGCCGCCACTGGCATGCCTACCGCTTCCTGGGCGCCCACCTGACGCGGGTCGACGGCATCTCCGGGGTCTGCTTCGCGGTCTGGGCGCCGAATGCCGAGCGGGTGAGTGTGATCGGCGACTTCAACCAGTGGGACGGGCGGCGCCATCCGATGCGGGTGCGCGGCGGCAGCGGCGTCTGGGAACTGTTCCTGCCCGGGATGCCGGCCGGCCAGTTCTACAAGTTCGAGATCCGCCACCGCAACAGCGGCGCCATCCTGGTCAAGAGCGACCCCTACGGCCAGCAGTTCGAGCTGCGCCCCGGTACCGCCGCCCTGGTACCCGCCCCCACCCAGCACCGCTGGGCCGACGAGGGGTGGATGCTGCAGCGCCGCGACGCGGACTGGCAGCAGCGGCCGATGTCGATCTACGAGGTGCATCTAGGCTCCTGGCAGCGGGGACCGGACGGCGGTTTCCTCAGCTACCGGGAGCTGGCCGAACGGCTGATCCCCTATGCCGCCGAGCAGGGCTTCACCCATGTCGAGCTGCTGCCAGTCACCGAGCATCCACTGGATGCTTCCTGGGGCTACCAGACCACCGGCTATTTCGCACCGACCAGCCGCTTCGGCAGTCCTGACGACTTCCGCTTTTTCGTCGACCAGTGTCACCAGCACGGGCTCGGCGTGATCCTCGACTGGGCACCGGCGCATTTCCCACGCGATGCCTTCGCCCTGGCCGCCTTCGACGGCGAGCCACTGTACGAACACGCCGACCCGCGACGCGGCGAACACCGCGACTGGGGCACGCTGATCTTCAACTACGGCCGCAAGGAGGTGAAGAACTTCCTGCTCGCCAGCGCCGTCTACTGGCTGGAGGAATTCCACATCGACGGCCTGCGTGTCGATGCCGTGGCCTCGATGATCTACCTCGACTACTCCCGCGAGGAAGGCGACTGGCTGCCCAACCAGTACGGCGGCAACGAGAACCTGGAAGCCATCGACTTCCTGCGCGAACTCAACCAGGTCACCCACGGCCAGCACCCTGGCTCGGTGATGATCGCCGAGGAATCCACCGCCTGGCCACAGGTCACCCGGCCGCCCTGGGTCGGCGGCCTGGGCTTCTCCATGAAATGGAACATGGGCTGGATGCACGACACCCTGGACTACCTGAGCAAGGACCCGGTGTTCCGCCATTTCCACCACGACCAGCTCACCTTCGGCCTGCTCTATGCCTTCACCGAGAACTTCGTGCTGCCCTTCTCGCATGACGAGGTGGTGCACGGCAAGGCCTCCATGCTGCACAAGATGCCCGGTGACGAGTGGCAGCAGTTCGCCAACCTGCGCCTGCTGTACAGCTACCAGTGGACCTACCCCGGCAAGAAACTGCTGTTCATGGGCTCGGAATTCGGCCAGCGCCCGGAATGGAACTTCGACGCCAGCCTGGAATGGCCGGCGCTGGACTACCCGCCGCATGCCGGGGTACAGGCCCTGGTCCGCGACCTGAACCGCATCTACCGGGAACAGCCGGCGCTGCACCGCCACGACTTCAGCGCCGAGGGCTTCGAGTGGATCGACTGCCACGACGCCGCCCAGTCGGTGATCAGCTACCAGCGCCGGGATGGCGAGGAACGGATCCTGGTGGTACTCAACTTCACCCCGGTGGTCCGCCACGACTATCGCCTAGGCGTCCCCCGATCCGGCTACTACCGGGTGCTGCTGAACTCGGATTCGGAATACTACGGTGGCAGCAACATCGGCGAGGCCGGCGCCCACAGCGAGGACATCCCCTGGATGGGCCATCCCCAATCCATCCGTCTCACCCTGCCGCCGCTCGGTGCCCTGCTGCTGCGCCTCGACTGAACGCCGGCCACAGGTTCAGGCGGCAGGTATCCGCCCCGGGTTCCGACTGAAACCGGAAATCAACAGGCACCCTATTTCTTCTTCGGCCGGAAGGCCTTGATCAACGCCTCGTCGGTCTCCAGAAAAGGGCCTTCCAGCAGGTCGATGCAGTAGGGGACGGCCGGGAACACCGCTTCCAGACAGTCACCGATGGCCGAGGGCTTGCCGGGCAGATTGATGAGCAGCGTCTGGCCGCGGATGCCAGCCGTCTGCCGGGAGAGGATGGCGGTGGGCACGTACTGCAGCGACACCGAGCGCATCAGCTCGCCGAAACCCGGCATCATCTTCTCGCACACCGCCTCGGTCGCCTCGGGGGTGATGTCGCGCGCCGCCGGTCCGGTGCCACCGGTGGTCACCACCAGGCAACAGCCCTGCTCGTCGCACAGCTCGCGCAACACGGCCTCCACCTGCGGCTGCTCGTCGGGCACCAGTCGGGCGACCGGCTCCCAGGGGCTCTGCAACACCCGCTCCAGCCACTCGCGGATGGCCGGACCGCCGAGATCCTCGTATTCGCCGCGGCTGGCGCGGTCGGAGACGGTGACGATGCCGATGCGGGCGACGGGGCTGTTCATCTCTGCGCTTCTCCCAGGCTGTGTTATGAACCCGGCATATTGGGTGGCCGGGTGGGTTAAGACCGCCAGTATAGCAAAGCCCCTCCCCTGCCAGTCGCCAGTCCAGTATCATCTTCCCCCATTCCGCTCTCATTCCCGAGGACAGCGAAACCATGATCAAGATTCTCTATTTCGGCTCCCTGCCCGACCTGCTCGGCCGCGGCAGGGAGGAGATGTTCCTGCCCAAGACGGTGAAGACCAGCCGTGATCTGCTGCACTACCTGGCCCAGCGCGGTGAGGAGTGGCAGCAGGGGCTGGACGAAGCGCGCATCACCCTTACCGTGAACCGCGAGTTCAGGGAGCTGGATGCCCCGCTGGAAGACGGCGACGAGGTCGCCATCGTCTCCAAGGGCCTGGGCCGGCTCTGAGAGACCCGATGCGCCCCCTGCACGCCCCGGCCGCCCTGCTCCTTGCGCTGCTGCTCAGCGGCCCGCTGGCGGCCGCCGGCTGGGACGGCCGTCTGGAACGGTTGCGCTTCGATATCCGCTGGCTGTTCATCCCGGCCGGCACGGCCATCATCCAGACCCGGACCGGGGCAGCGCCGGACGAGGTGCGGCTGCGCATCGAGGCCTGCTCCAACCGGCTGCTGGACACCTTCTACCCGGTGCGCGACCAGGTGCTGGCCGAGGCGCGACTGACGCCGGCCGGCCTGCAGCCACGGCGCTATCGCTACCGGCAGCGGGAAGGCAGCCATCACAGCGATCTGCAGATCGACTTCGAGGCAGGGGGGCGACTCGTCTACCGGGACCTGGAGAACAACGAGACGCTGGCCTTCGAGGTGCCGGCCGGCACCCTGGACATGGCCAGCGCCCTGTTTGCGACCCGCCGTCTGCCGCTGCAGGTGGGTGATCGCTATCGACTCCCGGTATTCGACCGCAAGCAGGCCTATTCGCTGGAGATCGAGGTGCTGCGCCGTGAGGCGCTCGACACCATGCTGGGAGACGCCACCCCGACCCTGGTCATCCACCCGCGCCTGCAGAGCGAAGGGATCTTCAAGCGCACCGGTGAAATCTTCATCTGGCTGACGGACGATGCCGCGCACATCCCGGTGCGCATGCAGTCCAAGGTCCGCATCGGCAGTGTGATCAGCGAACTGCGGGCCATCGAACGCCAGTCGGCCGAAGCGGCGGGGGACAGCGGTCTGCTTTGCGAGCGGCCGGGCAAGGGCCACTCGCCCAAGAGACGGGAGGCCCCAGACCATGCTGGATGAACTCCTCAGCCGCGTAGCCGAAAGCGAGGTCAGGCTTTGGCCGCTGGCGATCGGCTGGACCCTGGTATCACTGCTACACCTCTATGGCTGGCGGCGCCCCGCCTGGTTTGCCACGGCCGGCATGCTGATCGTCAGCTATGCCGTACTCTCGGTGGCACTACGCGGCTAGCCCGGATAGCTCTCCGGATGAAGGCAGGCACCGCGC harbors:
- a CDS encoding DUF3108 domain-containing protein; this encodes MRPLHAPAALLLALLLSGPLAAAGWDGRLERLRFDIRWLFIPAGTAIIQTRTGAAPDEVRLRIEACSNRLLDTFYPVRDQVLAEARLTPAGLQPRRYRYRQREGSHHSDLQIDFEAGGRLVYRDLENNETLAFEVPAGTLDMASALFATRRLPLQVGDRYRLPVFDRKQAYSLEIEVLRREALDTMLGDATPTLVIHPRLQSEGIFKRTGEIFIWLTDDAAHIPVRMQSKVRIGSVISELRAIERQSAEAAGDSGLLCERPGKGHSPKRREAPDHAG
- the glgB gene encoding 1,4-alpha-glucan branching protein GlgB — encoded protein: MSSTLAHSDDILPVELERIAEARHHDPFAILGRHPWEDGEQVLVYLPGADRVRLLDIDAPLSRLGDSDFFRWQGPAGRLPERYRLEWQDAQGSHQGYDPYCFPPQLADFDLHLFGEGRHWHAYRFLGAHLTRVDGISGVCFAVWAPNAERVSVIGDFNQWDGRRHPMRVRGGSGVWELFLPGMPAGQFYKFEIRHRNSGAILVKSDPYGQQFELRPGTAALVPAPTQHRWADEGWMLQRRDADWQQRPMSIYEVHLGSWQRGPDGGFLSYRELAERLIPYAAEQGFTHVELLPVTEHPLDASWGYQTTGYFAPTSRFGSPDDFRFFVDQCHQHGLGVILDWAPAHFPRDAFALAAFDGEPLYEHADPRRGEHRDWGTLIFNYGRKEVKNFLLASAVYWLEEFHIDGLRVDAVASMIYLDYSREEGDWLPNQYGGNENLEAIDFLRELNQVTHGQHPGSVMIAEESTAWPQVTRPPWVGGLGFSMKWNMGWMHDTLDYLSKDPVFRHFHHDQLTFGLLYAFTENFVLPFSHDEVVHGKASMLHKMPGDEWQQFANLRLLYSYQWTYPGKKLLFMGSEFGQRPEWNFDASLEWPALDYPPHAGVQALVRDLNRIYREQPALHRHDFSAEGFEWIDCHDAAQSVISYQRRDGEERILVVLNFTPVVRHDYRLGVPRSGYYRVLLNSDSEYYGGSNIGEAGAHSEDIPWMGHPQSIRLTLPPLGALLLRLD
- a CDS encoding MoaD/ThiS family protein; the protein is MIKILYFGSLPDLLGRGREEMFLPKTVKTSRDLLHYLAQRGEEWQQGLDEARITLTVNREFRELDAPLEDGDEVAIVSKGLGRL
- the glgC gene encoding glucose-1-phosphate adenylyltransferase, which produces MNSGQTQRFVSRLTRSTLALILAGGRGSRLKQLTLWRAKPAVPFGGKFRIIDFPLSNCLNSGIRSIGVITQYKAHSLIQHIHRGWNFLRGEFGEFVELLPAQQRIETSWYQGTADAVYQNLDIIRLHNPDFVLILAGDHIYKMDYGPMIAEHVQHNADMTVGCIEVGLEQARAYGVMSVDADKRVMRFTEKPDEPEAIPGRPDVALASMGIYVFNTKFLFEQLIRDADDDISSHDFGKDIIPRVIRKHQVLAYPFRDPSTGQQAYWRDVGTVDAFWAANLELIGVTPELNLYDEKWPIWTYQEQLPPAKFVFDDDDRRGMAVDSMVSGGCIISGAAVHHSLLFSNVKVHSYAQVRDSVVLPNVQIGEGARLRRAVVDKGCHIPPGTVIGENAEEDARRFHLTPQGVVLVTPEMLGQELHHVR
- the mog gene encoding molybdopterin adenylyltransferase produces the protein MNSPVARIGIVTVSDRASRGEYEDLGGPAIREWLERVLQSPWEPVARLVPDEQPQVEAVLRELCDEQGCCLVVTTGGTGPAARDITPEATEAVCEKMMPGFGELMRSVSLQYVPTAILSRQTAGIRGQTLLINLPGKPSAIGDCLEAVFPAVPYCIDLLEGPFLETDEALIKAFRPKKK